GCCCTGCTTCTGCTTGCGGGAGGCTTGCTTCTATGATCAAAATTGAAGATTTAAGCGTTTTTTACAATGACGTGCCGGCGCTGAAACACCTTAATTTGCAAATTGAGGATGGGGAGTGCGTGGTGCTGACCGGTGAAAGCGGGAGCGGTAAATCGACACTTTTGAATGCTATTAACGGTTTGGGCGAGAAATACGACAACACGAGGACGGAGGGATGCGTGACCGTTGATGGAGCTGATGTCGGAAACCTAGAGACGTATCAAATTTCCGAACTGGTGGCTTCCGTTTTTCAAAATCCCAAGACCCATTTTTTTAATGTCAACACCACCCAGGAGTTGCTATTCTTTTTGGAAAATATCGGCCTGGAGCGGGCAGAAATGGATCGCCGTCTTGACAAAATGCTCAAGCTTTTTCCGATTAAGGCTTTGCTCAACCGCAGCATTTTTGAACTATCCGGCGGGGAAAAACAGGTTTTGTGTCTTGCCAGTGCTTATATCTCCGGCTGCAAATTCATTTTGCTGGATGAGCCAACCTCCAACTTGGATCACCGATATACCGAAGTGCTCCGGCAAATGCTCGAGGTCCTTCGCGCGGAAAAAATCGCGTTAGTAATTGCCGAACATCGTCTTTATTATTTAAACGGACTTTTCGATCGTTTAGTCCTTATTAAGGGCGGAGAGATTGTCAAAATCTATACTCAAGAGGAGTTCAACCTCCTTGATTCAAACGCCTTACATGCGGTTGGGCTACGCGACAAAAAACTGGAAAGTCTTAAGCTGCAGCCTTGCCCCGCGACCGGCGAACTATATATTAAAGAGATGAATATTGCCTTTACTCCGACTTCAGGGTTGAAACTTGAAGAGCTGTATTTTAAAAATAATTGTATTTACGGCATTGTCGGCTGTAACGGCTCCGGCAAAACAACGTTTGTGAAAGCTCTGATCGGGGTGCTTAAAAAATCACGGGAATCTGTATTTTACGCAGGGCAGGTTTTGACCAAGCGGGCAAGACTGCGCCGCTCTTATCTGGTTATGCAGGATGTCAATGCGCAACTGTTTACCGAAGCAGTGGAAACAGAATTGCGGCTAAAAAATGCTCACGTACCCGAGGCCGAAATCGATTCGATCCTGAGCAGTCTGAACTTGTTACCGTATAAGACGGTGCATCCGATGTGCTTATCCGGCGGTCAAAAGCAGCGGGTGGCGGTTGCCGTTGGCATTATCGATGGCGCCGATTTTATATTTTTTGATGAGCCGACAAGCGGTATGGATTACCAAAATATGCTAGCTGTTTCCGGCTGCATCAAGGGGTTGAGAAATGAGCGGCGGATAATTTTTATTGTTTCACATGATTATGAATTTTTAAATGTTACTTGTGACTACGTTCTGGATATGGAAGGTGCGAATGGGTTGTTGGGCAGGGAATAAAGCAAGATAGCATTGGCTACGGGTTACGGGGCAGCCCAAACATCTAACAAATTAACTTGCTCATCTTTGCAGCTGAGGTTGACATATATCCTAAAAATTGCTATTCTATTGTAGCTTTGCTGGTGTAGCTCAGTTGGTAGAGCAGCTGATTTGTAATCAGCAGGTCGGGGGTTCAAATCCGTCCACCAGCTCCAATTTTTCAATCTATCCGTTCTGTGACGGGTAGATTTTTTTTGCCACCTTGCCACTACACTTTGTCACTTCGCCATTATACCTTGTCATTATTCCAACAGTGTACTTTCCCAGCAGAGGCTAACAGGGTGAATTTAGCTAAAAAACCTCCCCGGAAACTGGCGCATTGCTTTGCGCTTAGTGTAACCGGAGAGGTTTTAGGGTCTGCTATCTATTTTAAGCGTTGCACTATTTTAACGGCATGTTGCTTACTTTACAACCAAATTGGCCAAACGCCCTTTGATATAGATGAATTTAACGATTTTGCGCTCACCAAGCAGCTTCAGAACAGTTTCATCAGCTTTAACTAGAGCTTCCACTTCAGCGGCACCGGCGGCAGTAGGAATCATCAGGCGATGCTTTACGGCACCGTTAAATTGAACAGCAATTTCCACTTCGTCTCGTACTAAGGCGGTTTCGTCGACGGCCGGCCACCCTGAGTTTATTATGCTTGATGTGTAGCCGAGCTGCTCCCACATTTCTTCACAAAAATGAGGAGCGAAAGGTGCCAGCAAGCGCAGGGTTAGCTGATGTGTATATGCTAAGAAGGATAAACTTACAGCGTCCCGGTCAGCTTCATCACCTAAATATTTTTGCATGGCGTTGAGCACTTCCATGATCCGTGAAATTGAGGTGTTAAACTGAAACCGTTCGGCATCAACGGTCACGCCACGGACGGAAGTGTTTAGTACGAGGTTCAACTCTTTTTCGGCGGCGTTCAAAGCGGAATGAATAGGTTGTTTTAATTCGTTCCAAGCCAATTTCGACTCGGCCATGCGGTCTTTTAACTCAGCCGTATAACGTTCGACACGATTCAACATTTTGGCCACGGCTCGTACACCGCTGTCACTCCAAGGACCGCCCTCGGTATAGGCAAACGCAAAGGCCAAATACAGGCGGAAAACATCGGAACCGTACTCGTTGACATAGGTATCGGGTGAGATGGTGTTGCCGCGAGATTTGGACATCTTTTGGCCATCTTCACCCAAAATTGTGCCCTGATGAACCAACGATTTGAAGGGCTCGTCAAAGTCTAAAAAGCCCATATCGCGGAGGGCTTTGTTGATGAATCTGGCATATAACAAATGCATAGCGGCGTGTTCTGCTCCGCCGATGTATTTGTCTACCGGGCACATCTGGTCGACGTCATTTCTGTCGAAGGGCTTGTCGGCGAGATGGGGGTCGACGTAGCGCAGATAATACCACGATGAGCAGACAAATGTGTCCAAGGTGTCCGGATCACGCTGTGCCGGCTTGCCGCAGCAAGGACAAGTCGTATTCATGAAAGTTGCGCTTGTTGTTAACGGGGATTTGCCATCCGGCTTAAATTCGACATCTTTGGGCAAAAGTACGGGTAAATCTTTTTCCGGCACTGGCACGGCACCGCAATCGGGGCAATGGATGACCGGAATTGGCGCACCCCAATATCTTTGACGTGAGACCAGCCAGTCCCGCAAGCGATAGTTAACATGCTTACAACCGCGCCCCAGTTTTTCCAATGCAGCCACGATAGCTTGGCAAGCTTCAGCTGAAGTCAAGCCATCAAATTCACCGCTGTTAGTCAAAACACCCGGTTCACAATAGGGCAACTTGGTTTCGGCTTTGCCGGGAGCAGCAATTACCTGTTTGACTGGTAAATTATATTTCATAGCGAAAGCGTAATCCCGTTCGTCATGTGCCGGCACCGCCATAACCACGCCGGTACCGTAGCTGGCGATAACATAGTCGGACAGCCAGATAGGAACTTTGGCCCCGGTAAGTGGGTGTACGGCATAAGCACCGGTGAAAACGCCGGTTTTCGGACGATCGGTGGCCAGTCGAGCAATTTCATCGGCCTTGGCGGTTGCCGCAATGTAGGCCTCTGCCTCGGCACGGCAGTTATCGGTAAGCAAAAGCGGTACAATCTCATTTTCAGGCGCACAAACAACGTAACTAACCCCTAATAATGTGTCGACCCGGGTGGTAAATACGGTCAATTCCAACGCCGAACCGTCGACTTTTCGAATGACCTGACCGTTCTTTTCGGCGGTAAAAGTGACGTGACTTCCTTCGGAACGACCGATCCAGTTGGTTTGGATTTTTTTCGTTTTTTCCGGCCAATCAAGTTGCGGTAGACAATCAAGCAACTCTTGCGCGTATTTGGTGATGGAAAAAAACCATTGAGTAAGGTTTTTGTGCTGAATTTCACTGTCGCAGCGTTCGCATCTTCCGCCGATTACCTGCTCATTGGCCAGTACGGTTTGGCAAGAAGGGCACCAGTTGACCGGCGCATTTTTGCGGTAGGCCATGCCGTGTTTATATAGTTGTAAAAACAGCCATTGTGTCCATTTATAGTAGTCCGGC
This is a stretch of genomic DNA from Mageeibacillus indolicus UPII9-5. It encodes these proteins:
- a CDS encoding ABC transporter ATP-binding protein, which gives rise to MIKIEDLSVFYNDVPALKHLNLQIEDGECVVLTGESGSGKSTLLNAINGLGEKYDNTRTEGCVTVDGADVGNLETYQISELVASVFQNPKTHFFNVNTTQELLFFLENIGLERAEMDRRLDKMLKLFPIKALLNRSIFELSGGEKQVLCLASAYISGCKFILLDEPTSNLDHRYTEVLRQMLEVLRAEKIALVIAEHRLYYLNGLFDRLVLIKGGEIVKIYTQEEFNLLDSNALHAVGLRDKKLESLKLQPCPATGELYIKEMNIAFTPTSGLKLEELYFKNNCIYGIVGCNGSGKTTFVKALIGVLKKSRESVFYAGQVLTKRARLRRSYLVMQDVNAQLFTEAVETELRLKNAHVPEAEIDSILSSLNLLPYKTVHPMCLSGGQKQRVAVAVGIIDGADFIFFDEPTSGMDYQNMLAVSGCIKGLRNERRIIFIVSHDYEFLNVTCDYVLDMEGANGLLGRE
- the leuS gene encoding leucine--tRNA ligase; this translates as MSYSTQIDRKWQKKWEEWGMTRFDPKAPGKKLYCLEMFSYPSAAKLHVGHWYNYALSDSWARLKKMQGYNVFQPMGFDAFGLPAENYAIKTGIPPETSTLKNIATMEDQLKQMGGLFAWDHEIFTCKPDYYKWTQWLFLQLYKHGMAYRKNAPVNWCPSCQTVLANEQVIGGRCERCDSEIQHKNLTQWFFSITKYAQELLDCLPQLDWPEKTKKIQTNWIGRSEGSHVTFTAEKNGQVIRKVDGSALELTVFTTRVDTLLGVSYVVCAPENEIVPLLLTDNCRAEAEAYIAATAKADEIARLATDRPKTGVFTGAYAVHPLTGAKVPIWLSDYVIASYGTGVVMAVPAHDERDYAFAMKYNLPVKQVIAAPGKAETKLPYCEPGVLTNSGEFDGLTSAEACQAIVAALEKLGRGCKHVNYRLRDWLVSRQRYWGAPIPVIHCPDCGAVPVPEKDLPVLLPKDVEFKPDGKSPLTTSATFMNTTCPCCGKPAQRDPDTLDTFVCSSWYYLRYVDPHLADKPFDRNDVDQMCPVDKYIGGAEHAAMHLLYARFINKALRDMGFLDFDEPFKSLVHQGTILGEDGQKMSKSRGNTISPDTYVNEYGSDVFRLYLAFAFAYTEGGPWSDSGVRAVAKMLNRVERYTAELKDRMAESKLAWNELKQPIHSALNAAEKELNLVLNTSVRGVTVDAERFQFNTSISRIMEVLNAMQKYLGDEADRDAVSLSFLAYTHQLTLRLLAPFAPHFCEEMWEQLGYTSSIINSGWPAVDETALVRDEVEIAVQFNGAVKHRLMIPTAAGAAEVEALVKADETVLKLLGERKIVKFIYIKGRLANLVVK